A DNA window from Arachis hypogaea cultivar Tifrunner chromosome 18, arahy.Tifrunner.gnm2.J5K5, whole genome shotgun sequence contains the following coding sequences:
- the LOC112771311 gene encoding transcription factor TCP4 — protein sequence MGMKSTGGEIVQVQGGHIVRSTGRKDRHSKVYTAKGPRDRRVRLSAHTAIQFYDVQDRLGYDRPSKAVDWLIKKAKAAIDKLAELPPWEPTPPPPTTNEVEEDQNGGSTDMAIAEQSESSGYNFQLQRQLGEDPENQHHHSAFIPSPIDTDGGIAFFPTTSAASSINFQSYPPEIISRTNNSSEDLGLSLHSFQDSGLIHHHGQSQQGGGADHQNPSSNDQTLFANYQRMVAWNSDAGGTQADMNRSGFMVNSPGFSSAFSHHQQRGTLQSSFSPSLRPWSEIPQMASSNEHHHNHKSQPIQQQHQASIFGSRFLSDALPGFCIPARIQGEDESHGVGSDRPSSSASPNSHH from the exons ATGGGAATGAAGAGCACTGGGGGAGAGATTGTTCAAGTCCAAGGTGGTCACATTGTTCGATCCACCGGCCGGAAAGATCGACACAGCAAGGTTTACACGGCGAAAGGGCCGCGTGACCGTCGAGTTAGGCTCTCGGCACACACTGCAATCCAATTCTATGATGTCCAAGACAGGCTTGGTTATGACAGGCCAAGCAAGGCAGTGGACTGGCTTATCAAGAAGGCCAAAGCAGCCATCGACAAACTCGCCGAGCTCCCTCCTTGGGAGCCTACACCTCCTCCTCCCACTACCAATGAGGTGGAGGAGGATCAGAATGGAGGATCAACTGACATGGCAATTGCAGAACAATCAGAGTCTTCTGGTTACAATTTTCAGCTTCAAAGGCAACTTG GTGAAGACCCTGAAAACCAACACCACCACTCAGCATTCATTCCTTCACCTATTGACACTGATGGTGGCATAGCATTTTTCCCAACAACGTCTGCTGCTTCCTCCATCAATTTCCAGAGCTACCCTCCTGAGATAATCTCAAGGACCAACAACTCCTCAGAGGATCTTGGACTTTCCCTTCATTCTTTCCAAGATTCTGGCCTAATTCATCATCATGGACAGTCACAACAAGGAGGTGGTGCAGATCATCAAAACCCTTCTTCAAATGACCAAACTCTCTTTGCTAACTACCAGAGAATGGTGGCCTGGAACAGTGATGCCGGAGGCACGCAAGCCGACATGAACCGTTCCGGTTTCATGGTGAATTCACCTGGTTTTTCTTCTGCTTTTTCTCATCATCAACAAAGGGGTACCCTTCAGTCCAGTTTCTCACCATCACTTCGCCCTTGGAGTGAGATTCCTCAAATGGCTTCTTCTAACGAGCATCACCACAACCACAAGTCTCAGCCAATCCAGCAGCAACACCAAGCTTCAATCTTTGGAAGCAGGTTCCTCTCTGATGCATTGCCAGGGTTCTGCATTCCTGCTAGGATTCAAGGTGAAGATGAGAGCCATGGTGTTGGCTCTGACAGGCCTTCATCTTCTGCTTCTCCTAATTCACATCACTGA